In Chloroflexota bacterium, the following proteins share a genomic window:
- the pgsA gene encoding CDP-diacylglycerol--glycerol-3-phosphate 3-phosphatidyltransferase, with protein MSNAPSSGQSPAPRFQRSKRPPLLRRKERAGRKPWVNPWNLANILSSIRIIATIPLLMLLLNDTATSYFWAFWFYVVVALTDMLDGQLARKYGWVSNLGIFLDLTADKIYTAGILICLVATNLLDPWAAIIILVREFVVTGLRSLAASEGVVIPSGRWGKLKMIITIIAIGWIMVRANLDRDGWFKFIDFAGGLTWLSHLSSIVLWLAVLLTIMSGVEYIWGARAIFRQPPRQKQD; from the coding sequence ATGAGTAATGCACCTTCATCAGGGCAATCACCAGCACCGCGTTTTCAACGCAGTAAACGCCCCCCGCTGCTTCGTCGGAAGGAGCGGGCGGGGCGTAAGCCTTGGGTGAACCCATGGAATTTGGCCAACATTTTAAGTTCGATCCGCATCATCGCAACGATTCCGTTGTTGATGTTGTTGCTTAACGACACTGCCACCAGTTATTTCTGGGCATTTTGGTTTTATGTGGTGGTTGCGCTCACCGATATGCTCGATGGCCAACTGGCCCGAAAATATGGCTGGGTCAGCAATTTAGGCATCTTCCTCGATCTGACTGCCGATAAAATTTATACCGCCGGAATCTTGATCTGTTTGGTTGCCACCAATCTGCTTGACCCATGGGCGGCGATTATTATTTTGGTACGCGAATTTGTGGTGACTGGCTTGCGCTCGCTCGCCGCTTCCGAGGGGGTGGTTATTCCATCGGGGCGTTGGGGTAAGCTCAAAATGATCATCACAATCATTGCGATCGGCTGGATCATGGTTCGGGCCAACCTCGACCGTGACGGCTGGTTTAAGTTCATCGATTTTGCTGGCGGTTTGACCTGGCTGAGCCATTTATCGTCGATTGTGCTGTGGCTCGCGGTATTGCTCACGATTATGTCGGGAGTTGAATACATCTGGGGCGCTCGGGCGATTTTCCGCCAACCACCACGCCAAAAACAAGACTAA
- the plsY gene encoding glycerol-3-phosphate 1-O-acyltransferase PlsY, protein MNYLLIAVISYLLGSIPFGLLIGRMVGGIDVRSYGSKRTGATNVLRTLGPRYGGLVFVLDALKGIAAIWAARWLMPDNAWAMVMAATIAVVGHIYPIFAGFHGGRGVATGLGGVLGLFPWGFLAAALVWWAVVLLTRYVSLASILASIAAAITAGVFFMLDQSHIAIVTYCALIALAVVVSHRDNISRLRNGTESKFGQRVSVE, encoded by the coding sequence GTGAACTATTTGCTGATTGCAGTGATCAGTTATTTGCTTGGGTCGATTCCTTTTGGATTGTTGATTGGGCGGATGGTTGGTGGGATTGATGTGCGCTCGTATGGTTCGAAGCGCACTGGGGCAACCAATGTGTTGCGCACGCTTGGGCCACGCTATGGCGGCTTGGTCTTTGTGCTCGATGCGCTTAAAGGCATTGCCGCCATTTGGGCGGCGCGTTGGCTTATGCCCGATAATGCTTGGGCTATGGTTATGGCTGCCACAATTGCGGTGGTTGGCCATATTTACCCAATTTTTGCTGGTTTTCATGGTGGCCGTGGGGTGGCAACTGGCTTGGGCGGCGTTTTAGGCCTCTTTCCATGGGGCTTTTTGGCAGCGGCCTTGGTTTGGTGGGCGGTCGTATTGTTGACTCGCTACGTTTCGTTGGCCTCAATTTTGGCCAGCATTGCCGCCGCGATTACCGCTGGCGTGTTTTTTATGCTTGATCAAAGCCATATTGCGATTGTGACCTACTGCGCCTTGATCGCCTTAGCGGTAGTGGTTTCGCATCGTGATAACATTAGCCGACTGCGCAACGGCACCGAAAGCAAGTTTGGCCAGCGGGTCAGCGTCGAATAG